AGCTGGAAGGGCCAATGCCGATTTTAAAAATATCGAATACGCTGATCATGATGCATCCAGTGCTGTCTGCGCCGCCGTTAAGCGGCGCGGGGGGATATTAGCTAAACAGGGAGTAGAAAATCGCGGAGATAGCAATCAGGCCCATCAGCACCACGAAGACGTTGCTGACGTGGCCGCTGTATTTGCGCATCGCCGGAACTTTCTGGATGGCGTACATCGGCATCAGGAACAGAATCATCGCAATAATCGGGCCGCCAAGGGTTTCGATCATCCCGAGGATGCTCGGGTTCAGGGTCGCCACAATCCAGGTGGTGACCAGCATGAACAGAGCAGTGATCTTGTTCAGTTTGGTGATTTCGATGGATTTTCCTTTACCGCGCAGGGATTTAATCACCATGCCGTTAAAGCCTTCACGAGCGCCCAGATAGTGGCCGAGGAAGGATTTGGTGATAGCAATCATCGCAATTATCGGGGCCATCCAGGCGATAACCGGCGCGTTAAAGTGGTTTGCCAGGTAAGAGAGGATGGAGATGTTCTGATCTTTCGCTGCCGCCAGGTCTGCCGGAGAGAGGCTCAGTACGCAACTGAAGACGAAGAACATCACGGTCAGCACCATCATGATGTGTGCGCGCGCCAGAATGCTTGAACATTTTTTCTCTGCGCCCTGGCCGTACTCTTCGCGTTTTGCCACGGCAAAGGAGGAGATGATCGGCGAGTGGTTAAAGGAGAACACCATCACCGGAATCGCCAGCCACAGGGTCATCCACAGGCCGTTGCCGGTAGAGGCTGCGCTACTCAAGGAGAGGGTTTCCAGCGCAGAGCCGTTCCACTGAGGGATTAGGTACAGAGCCAGAATCATCAGCGCCACAACGAACGGGAACACCAGTACGCTCATCGCTTTGACGATCATATGTTCGCCGAAGCGCACAATGGTCATCATGCCGACAATCAGAATCAGGGAAAGAATGGCGCGCGGCGGCGGCGTTATGTGCAGCTGGTGCAGCATAAAGCTCTCGACGGTATTGGTGATCGCCACGCTATACACCAGCAGAATCGGGTAGATAGCGAAGAAGTAGAGCAGGGTAATCAGCTTGCCTGCGCCGACGCCGAAATGCTCTTCGACCACTTCAGTGATGTCTTCACCCGGGTTTTTACCGGACAGCACAAAACGGGTCATACCGCGGTGGGCGAAGAAGGTCATCGGAAAGGCCAGAATCGCCATGATGATCAGCGGGATCAAACCGCCGACACCTGCGTTGATCGGCAGGAAAAGTACGCCCGCGCCGATAGCCGTGCCGTACAGGCCCAGCATCCACATGGTATCCGTTTTACGCCAACCGCTACGGGTAGCATCCGAAACGATGGTGCTGGTTTGAGTGGTTTCCATCTGTATCTCCTGGAGGAAGCAACAAAATCTAATGAAGAAAAACGACTGAATAATATGAAATTTGTTTGTTTACGGTTTTTTAGGCATTTTCTCCGTAACAATTGGTGCGGGAAGATACATTTATATGGTGAATGCATCAGTGATCGCGATCCCAAATGCAATAATCCACTTTGAATGTGCGTATTTTTAGTTCAACAGCCTGTTTATGGTAATCAGCTAGATATTTGTGGCGCGGAGGCTATCATTTTCAGCATATGAGATAATAGTGGGCTTGCGTAATAACGAGGTTTTTACTGCAGAAACGCGATGTTCTCGACGTTTTTGCGCTAAAAAGTATTTTTTATAGTGATATTTATTGCTTTTTTTGGAAACGCAAACGATTGGCTGTGCAAAAATGTTTTAAAAGATTCATAAAGAAATCGAATTTATTGGAAAGCATGCGGACTGATTAATGGACGAGGGGGCGGGGCTTTTGTGCAGAGTGAGGCTTTAGCGGTTTGTGAGGAAGGGTAGCCCGGACAGATGCGCAGCATCGCCTCCGGGAAATGTGCCGGACCTGAGACATCACCGCGGCTTCTTCCCGGCTCGCGCTGCGCTTAGCCGGGCTACAGGTTTAC
This Klebsiella sp. RHBSTW-00484 DNA region includes the following protein-coding sequences:
- a CDS encoding HAAAP family serine/threonine permease, producing METTQTSTIVSDATRSGWRKTDTMWMLGLYGTAIGAGVLFLPINAGVGGLIPLIIMAILAFPMTFFAHRGMTRFVLSGKNPGEDITEVVEEHFGVGAGKLITLLYFFAIYPILLVYSVAITNTVESFMLHQLHITPPPRAILSLILIVGMMTIVRFGEHMIVKAMSVLVFPFVVALMILALYLIPQWNGSALETLSLSSAASTGNGLWMTLWLAIPVMVFSFNHSPIISSFAVAKREEYGQGAEKKCSSILARAHIMMVLTVMFFVFSCVLSLSPADLAAAKDQNISILSYLANHFNAPVIAWMAPIIAMIAITKSFLGHYLGAREGFNGMVIKSLRGKGKSIEITKLNKITALFMLVTTWIVATLNPSILGMIETLGGPIIAMILFLMPMYAIQKVPAMRKYSGHVSNVFVVLMGLIAISAIFYSLFS